A stretch of the Butyricicoccus intestinisimiae genome encodes the following:
- a CDS encoding ClC family H(+)/Cl(-) exchange transporter, producing MKNATMDAKRMVNRYGSLRTMLVVEGLLVGVFAGLVTSLYRYLLDRADDIRNAAIGFCSGSPLRMLGWFGALAVMAVVVTLLLKWEPMISGSGIPQVEAELMGYIRPCWWRVVLGKIAAGFVCILGGLSLGREGPSVQLGGMAGKGISRGLKRFRLEEHFLITCGASAGLSAAFNAPLAGVMFALEEIHKNFSAMVLLSCMAASLAADYISSGLFGMEPVFTFQFAGMIPLRGYAYILILGVLCGVLGAVHNAGMLGAQTLYKKLGFLPQVCRIFIPFFIAGVLGFIMPELLGGGHHMVSMLYVENPQFGLLVTIVVVKFLFSAASFGSSAPGGTLVPLLVLGAFIGGAYGSAVVDWFGFDRDFATNLVIIAMAAFFSAIVRAPVTGIVLISELTGSFSHLLSLSTAALVAYVVAEALRSKPFFEHLTERFLEGQKGKDIVKGTGNKKSIITSVIEEGSEADHCMIQDLGLPSSCLVVSVTRGAEELIPRGKLKLKAGDTLATMVSERDLAAMESVLKHKVTFEET from the coding sequence ATGAAAAATGCAACAATGGATGCCAAGCGCATGGTGAACCGGTACGGCTCTCTGCGAACCATGCTAGTTGTCGAGGGACTGCTGGTCGGCGTATTTGCCGGTTTGGTCACATCGCTGTACCGCTATCTGCTCGACCGCGCGGATGACATCCGCAACGCGGCGATTGGCTTTTGCAGCGGCAGCCCGCTGCGCATGCTGGGCTGGTTCGGCGCGCTGGCTGTGATGGCTGTGGTGGTGACGCTGCTGCTCAAATGGGAGCCGATGATTTCAGGCTCAGGCATTCCGCAGGTGGAAGCGGAGCTGATGGGATATATTCGCCCGTGCTGGTGGCGTGTGGTTTTGGGCAAGATTGCGGCGGGCTTTGTGTGTATTCTGGGCGGTCTGTCGCTGGGCAGAGAAGGCCCGTCGGTACAGCTCGGCGGCATGGCAGGCAAGGGCATCTCACGCGGACTCAAGCGGTTTCGGCTGGAGGAGCATTTTCTCATTACTTGCGGCGCGTCTGCCGGACTTTCCGCGGCGTTCAATGCGCCGCTCGCCGGTGTCATGTTTGCGCTGGAAGAAATTCATAAAAATTTCTCCGCGATGGTGCTGCTGTCGTGTATGGCGGCGTCGCTTGCGGCGGATTATATTTCCAGCGGTTTATTTGGCATGGAGCCGGTATTTACGTTTCAGTTTGCCGGTATGATTCCGCTGCGCGGCTATGCGTACATTTTGATTTTGGGTGTGCTGTGCGGCGTGCTCGGCGCGGTGCACAATGCGGGTATGCTCGGTGCACAGACGCTGTATAAAAAGCTGGGCTTTTTGCCGCAGGTGTGCCGGATTTTTATTCCGTTTTTCATTGCCGGTGTGCTCGGCTTTATTATGCCGGAGCTGCTCGGCGGCGGTCATCATATGGTGTCCATGCTGTATGTCGAAAATCCGCAGTTTGGGCTGCTCGTCACGATTGTCGTCGTAAAATTCCTGTTTTCCGCCGCCAGCTTTGGCTCGTCTGCACCGGGCGGCACACTGGTGCCGCTGCTCGTGCTCGGCGCCTTTATCGGCGGCGCCTACGGCAGTGCGGTTGTGGATTGGTTCGGCTTTGACCGCGATTTTGCGACCAATCTTGTGATTATTGCGATGGCGGCATTTTTTTCGGCGATTGTCCGCGCACCGGTGACCGGCATTGTCTTGATTTCCGAGCTGACCGGCAGTTTTTCGCATTTGCTGTCGCTGTCCACGGCGGCGCTCGTCGCGTATGTTGTCGCAGAAGCGCTGCGCAGCAAGCCGTTTTTTGAGCACTTGACCGAGCGATTCTTAGAAGGTCAAAAGGGAAAAGACATTGTCAAGGGAACAGGAAACAAGAAATCCATCATTACTTCTGTCATTGAAGAGGGAAGTGAAGCGGATCACTGCATGATTCAGGATTTGGGCTTGCCGTCCTCGTGCCTTGTCGTGTCCGTCACGCGCGGCGCAGAGGAGCTGATTCCGCGCGGCAAATTAAAGCTGAAAGCGGGCGACACGCTGGCGACTATGGTCAGCGAACGCGATTTGGCGGCGATGGAATCCGTGC
- a CDS encoding Bax inhibitor-1/YccA family protein — protein sequence MNQGYDYSSFGESRDSIASYTAKTYGWMFLGLLTTFVAAAAIYFTGFYIPLCTAMNGLLPFVLALVELGVVIYLSARIHKIPVATARLLFFVYALLNAVTFSTILAVYSMQSLILVFAMTSLYFGVMAVYGYVTKADLTRIRPVLTFGLVALIVMMLLSLFIPGMNTGMCLVGIVIFLGFTAYDTQMIRRNYAYYSGNPELLQKASIISALQLYLDFINLFLYLLRLFGNRNN from the coding sequence ATGAATCAGGGCTATGACTATTCGTCGTTCGGCGAAAGCCGCGACTCCATCGCCTCCTACACAGCCAAAACCTATGGCTGGATGTTCCTTGGACTTCTGACAACCTTTGTCGCTGCGGCGGCAATCTATTTCACCGGATTTTATATCCCGCTGTGCACGGCCATGAACGGTCTGCTGCCGTTTGTGCTGGCGCTGGTGGAACTGGGTGTGGTAATTTATCTCTCCGCACGCATTCACAAAATTCCGGTCGCAACGGCTCGCCTGCTGTTCTTTGTCTATGCGCTGCTCAACGCCGTGACGTTCAGCACGATTTTGGCAGTGTACAGCATGCAGTCACTGATTCTCGTTTTTGCGATGACCTCGCTGTACTTCGGCGTCATGGCGGTTTACGGATATGTGACCAAGGCAGATCTGACCCGCATCCGTCCGGTTCTGACGTTCGGCCTCGTGGCGCTCATCGTCATGATGCTTCTGTCCCTGTTTATTCCGGGCATGAACACCGGCATGTGTCTGGTCGGCATCGTCATTTTCTTGGGCTTTACCGCATATGACACGCAGATGATTCGCAGAAACTACGCGTACTATTCCGGCAATCCGGAGCTGCTGCAAAAGGCGTCCATCATCTCCGCCCTGCAGCTGTACTTGGACTTCATCAATCTGTTCCTGTACCTGCTTCGCCTGTTCGGAAACCGCAACAACTAA
- a CDS encoding polysaccharide deacetylase family protein: MDNRKILRAASALLCTSVLVSASALALNEQAYAAAQNDAQISVSDAAQYSVGLQKSDIQRKRSVPVLMYHLISDDIWGSREMFTSPSVFRQQLQYLKDHGYQTITFEDLDHLERYPKPVLLTFDDGYADNYTTVYPMLKEFGMKATFFVVPNNLDRQHNMTREQIKELSDSGVVSIQSHSLTHANMTKLNASQQEYEMKESQRQLRELTGKSPIALTYPEGGYTKTTLSLTARYYHFGICAGGNRWKISDDFYTIPRYRMHRSTTMAQFEDYVDQSVSRIFTDVSASKWSTPYIEQVYSANYMRGTSGDTFQPTKTLTRAESVQVLYALAGKPAVSGRTPFHDVASGAWYQQAVTWAYQTRITSGVLPNEFRPNDPISREQLIVMLYRYSGSPAVSDLLHKKHYADAKQVSDWARPAMNWAIANGVISGIPSGHKVLLSPHTNSTREQVATIIAKTFC; the protein is encoded by the coding sequence ATGGATAATCGAAAAATTTTGCGCGCGGCATCCGCGCTGCTGTGTACCAGCGTGCTGGTTTCCGCCTCTGCGCTCGCCTTGAACGAACAGGCTTACGCAGCTGCACAAAATGACGCACAGATTTCTGTATCCGACGCCGCACAGTACAGCGTCGGGCTGCAAAAATCCGACATTCAGCGCAAGCGCTCCGTGCCGGTGCTCATGTATCATTTGATTTCTGATGACATTTGGGGCAGCCGTGAGATGTTTACTTCTCCGTCTGTGTTTCGTCAGCAGCTGCAATATTTAAAGGATCACGGCTATCAGACCATCACGTTTGAGGATTTAGACCACTTGGAGCGGTATCCCAAGCCGGTTTTGCTGACGTTTGACGACGGCTATGCAGACAATTACACGACGGTTTATCCCATGCTCAAGGAATTTGGCATGAAAGCAACATTTTTCGTCGTTCCGAACAATCTGGACAGACAGCACAATATGACGCGCGAGCAAATCAAGGAACTGTCCGACAGCGGTGTGGTCTCGATTCAGAGCCATTCGCTCACACATGCCAACATGACCAAGCTCAATGCTTCGCAGCAGGAATATGAGATGAAGGAATCCCAGCGGCAGCTCCGTGAGCTGACCGGCAAAAGCCCGATTGCCCTCACATATCCGGAGGGCGGATACACGAAAACCACGCTGTCGCTCACGGCGCGGTATTATCATTTCGGCATCTGTGCAGGCGGCAACCGCTGGAAGATTTCCGATGATTTTTACACGATTCCGCGCTATCGCATGCACCGCTCCACCACGATGGCACAATTTGAGGACTATGTCGATCAGTCGGTATCGCGCATCTTTACCGATGTTTCCGCGTCCAAATGGTCTACGCCGTACATCGAGCAGGTGTACAGCGCCAATTATATGCGCGGCACAAGCGGCGACACCTTCCAGCCTACCAAAACCTTGACCCGTGCAGAGAGCGTACAGGTTTTGTATGCGCTGGCGGGCAAACCGGCGGTTTCCGGTCGGACGCCGTTCCATGACGTTGCCTCCGGCGCATGGTATCAGCAGGCAGTCACTTGGGCATATCAAACGCGCATCACCTCGGGTGTTCTGCCCAATGAATTCCGCCCCAATGACCCAATCAGCCGCGAACAGCTGATTGTCATGCTGTACCGGTATTCCGGCAGCCCGGCGGTTTCCGATCTCCTGCACAAGAAGCATTATGCGGATGCCAAGCAGGTTTCTGACTGGGCACGGCCCGCGATGAACTGGGCGATTGCCAACGGCGTCATCTCCGGCATACCGAGCGGACACAAGGTTCTGCTCTCCCCGCACACAAACAGCACCCGCGAGCAGGTCGCAACCATCATCGCCAAAACATTTTGCTGA
- a CDS encoding dihydroorotate dehydrogenase electron transfer subunit encodes MSIQEICTVRDNQTLSRNIFALTIHAPKIVALAKPGQFVHITCGDANLLRRPISICQAHDETLKIVFVVKGEGTKWLSQRKVGDTLDILGPVGNGFDLTRLGDRPVFIGGGIGVPPMLQTMQAARAAGAQPTAILGFRNKDAVILEDDFQAVGTVYTATDDGSYGIHGFVSDVLKEHLDEFTSVCACGPKPMLHALADIAEAKGIPCQVSMEERMGCGIGACLVCVCSLKNKDGSTRYGHVCKDGPVFDSKEVQW; translated from the coding sequence ATGTCCATACAGGAAATCTGCACCGTTCGGGACAATCAGACACTGAGCCGCAACATCTTCGCGCTCACCATTCACGCGCCGAAAATTGTCGCTCTGGCAAAGCCCGGCCAGTTTGTTCACATCACCTGCGGTGATGCCAATTTGCTGCGCCGCCCGATTTCGATTTGTCAGGCACATGACGAGACGCTGAAAATCGTCTTTGTTGTCAAGGGAGAGGGTACCAAGTGGCTGTCTCAGCGTAAGGTCGGTGACACGCTGGATATTCTCGGACCGGTCGGCAACGGCTTTGACCTGACCCGCCTCGGTGACCGTCCGGTATTTATCGGCGGTGGCATCGGTGTTCCGCCTATGCTGCAAACCATGCAGGCTGCACGCGCCGCCGGCGCACAGCCGACTGCCATTCTCGGTTTCCGCAACAAGGATGCGGTAATTCTGGAGGATGATTTTCAGGCGGTTGGCACGGTATACACGGCAACCGATGACGGCTCTTACGGCATTCACGGCTTTGTATCGGATGTTTTGAAGGAGCATCTGGACGAGTTCACATCCGTCTGCGCCTGCGGTCCGAAGCCAATGCTGCACGCACTGGCTGACATCGCGGAGGCCAAGGGCATTCCGTGTCAGGTATCTATGGAGGAGCGCATGGGCTGCGGCATCGGTGCATGTCTCGTGTGCGTCTGCTCACTCAAAAACAAGGACGGCAGCACACGCTACGGTCACGTCTGCAAGGATGGTCCGGTATTTGATTCCAAGGAGGTGCAGTGGTAA
- a CDS encoding dihydroorotate dehydrogenase yields MADLRVNFCGVELKNPVTTASGTFGFGHEYANFYDLGELGGVGAKGLTPEEQLGNPAPRIAETPMGILNCVGLQNPGVDRFIQEEIPYLRQFDTKIIANVSGHSVEEYVGIVEKISDADIDLIEMNISCPNVKCGGLTFGTQPKMVEEVVSAAKAVAKKPLIVKLTPNVTDIAEIARAAVSAGADALSLINTLLGMRIDVESRRPILSNIMGGLSGPAVFPVAVRMVYQVRQAVDVPIIGMGGIRTGRDIVEMMLAGANAVAIGTACFADPMAPIKALHELDEFCDSHGVKSVTELTGAVRL; encoded by the coding sequence ATGGCAGATCTTCGTGTAAATTTTTGTGGGGTTGAGCTCAAAAACCCTGTGACGACTGCTTCCGGCACGTTCGGTTTCGGTCATGAATATGCCAATTTTTACGATCTCGGTGAGCTGGGCGGCGTCGGCGCCAAGGGTTTGACGCCGGAGGAACAGCTCGGCAATCCGGCTCCGCGCATCGCGGAGACTCCGATGGGCATTCTCAACTGCGTCGGCCTGCAAAATCCGGGCGTTGACCGCTTTATTCAGGAGGAAATCCCGTATCTGCGTCAGTTCGACACCAAAATTATCGCCAATGTCTCCGGTCACAGCGTTGAAGAATACGTGGGCATCGTGGAAAAAATCTCGGATGCAGACATTGATCTGATTGAGATGAACATTTCCTGCCCGAACGTCAAGTGCGGCGGTCTGACCTTCGGCACCCAGCCGAAAATGGTCGAGGAAGTGGTTTCCGCTGCCAAGGCAGTGGCAAAGAAGCCGCTGATTGTCAAGCTGACCCCGAACGTCACAGACATCGCAGAAATCGCCCGCGCCGCTGTTTCCGCCGGTGCCGATGCGCTGTCTTTGATTAACACGCTGCTCGGCATGCGCATTGATGTGGAATCCCGCCGTCCGATTCTGTCCAATATCATGGGCGGTCTGTCGGGTCCAGCCGTGTTCCCTGTCGCTGTCCGCATGGTATATCAGGTGCGTCAGGCTGTCGATGTGCCGATTATCGGCATGGGCGGCATTCGTACCGGCCGCGACATTGTCGAGATGATGCTGGCGGGCGCAAACGCCGTTGCCATCGGCACGGCTTGCTTTGCTGACCCGATGGCGCCGATTAAGGCGCTGCATGAGCTGGACGAATTCTGCGACAGCCACGGCGTCAAGTCGGTCACTGAGCTGACAGGAGCCGTGCGTCTATGA
- a CDS encoding GNAT family N-acetyltransferase — protein MSTTIYLVRHAEAEGNLGRRCHGHYDSMLTRRGLEQAEVVGKRFADTYLDAVYSSDLWRARFTAMAIARPHKLTVIERPALREIYMGDWEDEAWAKLPIDYPELYDTWCTHPWDCRPPHGETIMEAGARALAEMRSIAQEQAGNTIALVCHGSAIRGILTLALGLRAEDMMQVGWGDNTCVAKMIFHEDGSIDVPYRNDNSHLPQQLSTFASLKWSDDKDVPASPQMWFRAVDWDNPTDKQLCLSMFHETDSYRKVPLTDAQIEARLRGFQEIHPEAVAFGMVDKEIGGLICMNTQAYPAQSPVGKMGGTCILEKFRGFGFGPQLITHAVCLYRRLGKRVLEATPAQHKPHAVNFYRHNDFEPYSEFHDENGTFAVLRRNISVR, from the coding sequence ATGAGCACAACCATCTATCTCGTTCGGCACGCGGAAGCGGAGGGCAATTTAGGCCGCCGCTGCCACGGCCACTATGACAGTATGCTCACCCGCCGCGGCTTGGAGCAGGCGGAAGTTGTCGGCAAGCGCTTTGCCGATACCTATTTGGACGCGGTGTATTCCAGTGATTTGTGGCGCGCGCGATTCACCGCCATGGCAATCGCCCGCCCGCACAAGCTGACCGTCATCGAGCGCCCCGCCCTGCGCGAAATTTACATGGGCGACTGGGAAGATGAAGCGTGGGCAAAGCTCCCGATTGATTATCCGGAATTATATGATACTTGGTGCACGCATCCGTGGGACTGCCGTCCGCCGCACGGCGAGACGATTATGGAAGCCGGTGCGCGCGCGCTGGCGGAAATGCGCAGCATTGCGCAGGAACAAGCCGGAAATACCATTGCGCTTGTGTGCCACGGCTCTGCCATCCGCGGCATTTTGACGCTCGCGCTGGGTCTGCGCGCCGAGGACATGATGCAGGTCGGCTGGGGCGACAACACCTGTGTTGCCAAGATGATTTTCCACGAGGACGGCAGCATTGACGTACCGTACCGCAATGACAATTCTCACCTGCCGCAGCAGCTTTCCACTTTTGCTTCGCTCAAATGGAGCGATGACAAGGACGTTCCGGCATCCCCGCAGATGTGGTTCCGCGCCGTCGACTGGGACAACCCGACAGACAAGCAGCTGTGCCTGTCCATGTTCCATGAAACCGATTCCTACCGCAAGGTTCCGCTGACCGACGCGCAAATCGAGGCGCGTCTGCGCGGATTTCAGGAAATCCATCCGGAGGCGGTTGCGTTCGGCATGGTGGACAAGGAAATCGGCGGTCTCATCTGCATGAACACCCAAGCCTATCCGGCGCAATCTCCGGTCGGCAAGATGGGCGGCACGTGCATTTTGGAAAAATTCCGCGGCTTCGGCTTCGGCCCGCAGCTCATCACGCATGCGGTGTGTCTGTATCGCCGCTTGGGCAAGCGGGTTCTGGAGGCAACACCAGCGCAGCACAAGCCGCACGCGGTCAACTTCTACCGGCACAACGATTTTGAACCGTACAGCGAATTTCACGATGAAAACGGCACCTTTGCCGTGCTCAGACGAAATATTTCGGTAAGATAA
- a CDS encoding HAD-IIA family hydrolase has product MDRLRQKNGFICDMDGVIYHGNRILPGVREFVDWLQKENKHFLFLTNSNHSTPRELQQKLARMGLDVDESHFYTSALATASFLKLQAPGCSAYAVGDHGLQNALFAAGITINDVDPDYVVIGESQSFSYDNIVNAVRLVNKGAKLIGTNSDLTGPTENGIVPGCRALISPIEMATGKKAYFVGKPNPLMMRTGLRLLGVHSEDAVMIGDRMDTDIVAGIESGLDTVLVLSGVTSREDIANYPYSPRLVLNGVGDIPAFAEAE; this is encoded by the coding sequence ATGGATCGTTTGAGACAAAAGAATGGATTTATCTGTGATATGGACGGTGTCATCTATCATGGCAACCGGATTCTGCCCGGCGTGCGGGAATTTGTCGATTGGCTGCAAAAGGAGAACAAGCATTTTCTGTTCCTGACCAATTCCAACCACTCGACACCGCGCGAGCTGCAGCAGAAGCTGGCGCGCATGGGACTGGATGTCGACGAGTCGCATTTTTATACCAGTGCGCTGGCAACGGCGAGCTTTTTGAAGTTGCAGGCACCGGGATGCAGCGCGTATGCTGTCGGTGACCATGGCTTACAGAATGCGCTGTTTGCCGCAGGCATCACGATTAACGATGTTGATCCGGACTATGTAGTCATCGGTGAGTCGCAGTCGTTCAGCTATGACAACATCGTCAATGCGGTGCGCCTCGTCAACAAGGGCGCGAAGCTCATCGGCACCAACTCAGACTTGACCGGCCCGACCGAAAACGGTATTGTGCCGGGCTGCCGCGCGCTGATTTCCCCGATTGAGATGGCGACCGGCAAAAAGGCGTACTTTGTCGGCAAGCCGAATCCGCTCATGATGCGCACAGGTCTGCGCCTGCTCGGCGTGCACTCGGAGGACGCCGTCATGATCGGTGACCGCATGGATACCGACATTGTCGCAGGCATCGAGTCGGGTCTGGATACCGTATTGGTGCTGTCCGGCGTCACAAGCCGCGAGGACATTGCCAACTATCCGTACAGCCCGCGTCTGGTGCTCAACGGCGTCGGAGATATTCCGGCATTCGCAGAAGCAGAATAA
- the phoU gene encoding phosphate signaling complex protein PhoU, translated as MRTKYDKQLTALHDELIAMGALCEAAIQYAVQALRTRDTELAKRTMQGDKEIDQKERIIESACLKLLLEQQPVARDLREVSAALKMVTDLERIGDLAEDIADVSLFLCERPDYTAPEQIDFMVEAATKMVHDSIDAFVANDLAKAHSVMEYDDVVDRLFNEVRTVLVKRIHASMEDAEQAMDIMMVAKYLERIGDHAVNISEWVEFSITGTYKNSRVL; from the coding sequence ATGCGAACCAAATATGACAAGCAGTTGACGGCTCTGCACGATGAGCTGATTGCAATGGGTGCCCTGTGCGAGGCGGCAATTCAGTACGCCGTACAAGCACTGCGCACGCGCGACACCGAACTGGCAAAGCGCACCATGCAGGGAGACAAGGAAATAGACCAGAAGGAACGAATCATTGAGAGCGCCTGCCTCAAGCTGCTGCTGGAGCAGCAGCCGGTAGCGCGCGATCTGCGCGAAGTGTCCGCCGCCCTCAAGATGGTCACGGATCTGGAGCGCATCGGCGATCTCGCGGAGGACATTGCGGATGTCTCGCTGTTTTTGTGCGAGAGACCGGATTATACCGCGCCGGAGCAGATTGATTTCATGGTGGAGGCTGCGACCAAGATGGTGCACGACTCCATCGACGCCTTTGTCGCAAACGATCTGGCAAAGGCACACAGCGTGATGGAATACGACGATGTCGTAGACCGTCTGTTCAATGAGGTGCGCACGGTGCTGGTCAAGCGCATTCACGCATCCATGGAGGATGCCGAGCAGGCCATGGACATCATGATGGTTGCCAAGTATCTGGAGCGCATCGGAGATCATGCGGTCAATATCTCGGAGTGGGTGGAATTCTCTATCACCGGTACCTATAAAAATTCCCGCGTGCTGTGA
- the pstB gene encoding phosphate ABC transporter ATP-binding protein PstB, whose amino-acid sequence MKYKIQDLNLHYGQFHALKDINLELPEKEITAFIGPSGCGKSTLLKTLNRMNDLVEGCKIDGTVLLDGEDIFGNMDVNMLRRRVGMVFQKPNPFPMSIYDNIAFGPRTHGIHKKAVLDEIVEKSLRSAAIWDEVKDRLDKSALGMSGGQQQRLCIARALAIEPEVLLMDEPTSALDPISTMKVEDLVQDLKQDYTIVMVTHNMQQATRVSDKTAFFLLGEVVEFNETSELFSMPKDQRTENYITGRFG is encoded by the coding sequence ATGAAATATAAAATTCAGGACTTGAATCTGCACTACGGACAGTTCCACGCCCTCAAGGACATCAATCTGGAGCTGCCGGAAAAGGAAATCACCGCGTTTATCGGCCCGTCCGGCTGCGGCAAATCCACCCTGCTCAAGACACTCAACCGCATGAATGACTTGGTTGAAGGCTGCAAGATTGACGGTACGGTTTTGCTGGACGGCGAGGACATTTTTGGCAATATGGACGTCAATATGCTGCGCCGCCGCGTTGGCATGGTGTTCCAGAAGCCGAATCCGTTCCCGATGAGCATTTATGACAACATCGCGTTCGGCCCGCGCACCCACGGCATTCACAAAAAGGCGGTGCTGGATGAAATCGTCGAAAAGAGCCTGCGCAGCGCGGCAATCTGGGACGAGGTCAAGGACAGACTGGACAAGAGCGCACTGGGCATGTCCGGCGGACAGCAGCAGAGACTGTGCATTGCGCGCGCGCTCGCCATCGAGCCGGAAGTGCTGCTGATGGACGAGCCGACATCGGCGCTGGACCCGATTTCCACGATGAAGGTGGAGGATCTGGTGCAGGATCTCAAGCAGGATTACACCATTGTCATGGTCACGCATAACATGCAGCAGGCAACCCGTGTTTCGGACAAGACGGCATTTTTCCTGCTGGGCGAAGTGGTGGAGTTTAACGAGACCTCTGAGCTGTTCTCGATGCCGAAGGATCAGCGCACCGAGAACTATATCACCGGCAGATTCGGTTAA
- the pstA gene encoding phosphate ABC transporter permease PstA gives MPRQRTSRRDSSPEPTQKVQSLILRLLVYGAAIFTFAVLAFLIGYILIKGIPYLTPDLFSWTYNSTNCSMLPSIITTVEMTLLSLLIAIPISVFTAVYLVEYAKKGNKLVGLMRLTAETLSGIPSIVYGLFGMLFFVTQLHWKLSLLSGAMTLSIMVLPLIMRSTEEALLAVPDMYREASFGLGAGRLRTVFRIVLPSAMPGILAGIILAVGRIVGETAALIYTAGTATDMATGLFSSGRTLAVHMYCLSSEGLHTDQAYATAVVLLLIVLAMNTISALIARKLTKK, from the coding sequence ATGCCGCGGCAGCGCACGAGCCGCAGAGATTCTTCTCCCGAGCCGACACAGAAGGTGCAGTCGCTGATTTTGCGCCTGCTCGTGTACGGCGCAGCCATCTTCACGTTCGCGGTGCTCGCGTTCCTGATTGGCTATATTCTCATCAAGGGCATCCCGTATCTGACGCCGGATCTGTTCTCGTGGACGTATAATTCTACCAACTGCTCGATGCTGCCGTCCATCATCACGACTGTGGAGATGACGCTGCTGTCGCTGCTCATCGCCATTCCGATCAGCGTGTTCACCGCAGTCTATCTGGTAGAGTACGCAAAGAAGGGCAACAAGCTGGTGGGACTCATGCGCCTGACCGCGGAGACCCTGTCCGGCATCCCGTCCATTGTGTACGGCCTGTTCGGTATGCTGTTCTTTGTCACCCAGCTGCACTGGAAGCTGTCGCTGCTGTCCGGCGCGATGACGCTGTCCATCATGGTGCTGCCGCTCATCATGCGAAGCACGGAGGAAGCGCTGCTCGCTGTGCCGGATATGTACCGCGAGGCGAGCTTCGGACTGGGCGCGGGCAGACTGCGCACGGTGTTCCGCATTGTGCTGCCGTCCGCGATGCCGGGCATTCTGGCAGGCATCATTCTGGCAGTCGGCCGCATCGTCGGCGAGACCGCCGCACTGATTTACACCGCAGGCACCGCGACGGATATGGCAACCGGACTGTTTTCCTCCGGCCGCACGCTGGCGGTTCACATGTACTGCCTGTCCAGTGAGGGTCTGCACACGGATCAGGCGTATGCAACGGCTGTTGTGCTGCTGCTGATTGTTTTGGCAATGAACACCATCTCCGCGCTCATCGCACGGAAGCTGACGAAAAAGTAA
- the pstC gene encoding phosphate ABC transporter permease subunit PstC encodes MVKRQKIMERGMSWLFALCACMSIVAVALICVFLFANGIPAIKEIGAVQFLFGTDWSPKNQPASYGILPMIIGSLCVTAGAVVIGLPIGLLTAIYLSRFCPEKLHKALEPLVQLMAGIPSIIYGFFGLVVMVPLARNLHGCTGVSMLTAAVLLGIMILPTIINLSESALNAVPNSYYEGALALGSTHEHATFFAVLPAAKSGILAAAVLGIGRAIGETMAIIMVAGNQARIPTSILRGVRTMTANIVLEMGYATGLHRQALIATGVVLFIFILIINISFAIIKKRGEKI; translated from the coding sequence ATGGTAAAACGACAAAAAATCATGGAGCGCGGCATGTCGTGGCTGTTCGCCCTGTGCGCATGCATGTCCATTGTCGCCGTCGCGCTGATCTGTGTATTCCTGTTTGCCAACGGCATTCCGGCAATCAAGGAAATCGGTGCGGTGCAATTCCTGTTCGGCACGGACTGGTCCCCGAAAAACCAGCCGGCAAGCTACGGCATTCTGCCGATGATTATCGGCAGCTTGTGCGTCACCGCGGGCGCGGTTGTCATCGGTCTGCCGATTGGCCTGCTCACTGCCATTTATCTGTCTCGCTTCTGCCCGGAAAAGCTGCATAAGGCGCTGGAGCCGCTGGTGCAGCTGATGGCAGGCATCCCGTCTATTATTTACGGCTTTTTTGGTCTGGTCGTCATGGTTCCGCTCGCGCGCAACCTGCACGGCTGCACCGGCGTCAGCATGCTGACCGCCGCTGTGCTGCTCGGCATCATGATTCTGCCGACCATCATCAATCTGAGTGAATCCGCACTCAACGCGGTTCCAAACAGCTACTATGAGGGCGCACTGGCGCTCGGCTCCACGCATGAGCACGCGACGTTCTTCGCAGTGCTTCCGGCGGCAAAATCCGGCATTCTGGCGGCTGCTGTGCTCGGCATCGGCAGAGCCATCGGTGAGACCATGGCGATTATCATGGTGGCGGGCAATCAGGCGCGCATCCCGACCAGCATTCTGCGCGGCGTGCGCACGATGACCGCAAACATCGTATTGGAAATGGGCTACGCAACCGGTCTGCATCGGCAGGCATTGATTGCAACCGGCGTGGTGCTGTTCATCTTTATTCTGATTATCAATATTTCGTTCGCAATCATCAAAAAGAGAGGTGAGAAAATATGA